The sequence AGGCGCCCCCCCATGGCCTACCTCATCTCCGAGGGAACGGAGCCCCTCACCTTCACCAACGTCTTCCCCCACTGGGAGAGGAGGCCCAGCACCAGCACACAGGTACCCCCCAcgcccagtcctcccagtaccAGCACACAGCTACCCCCCACCGCCCAGTACACAGGTACCCCCCACGCCCAGTCCTACCAGTACCAGCACACAGGTACCCCCCACGCCCGGTCCTCCCactgagggacagagagtgaccGTATGGGAGCCTCGAGGCCTGTAGGAGAGCCTTTATAGGCCTGTGGTTCAACAAAGAGGTAGATGTTGTCATATTGTCTGAGACCGTTTTGTAGTCCTCTTAATGACACAGCGAGGTTGACCTTAAGATAACTACTCTTGCTTGATTCAccattttaatctttttttttttaatcctttgAATCCTTAAGAAGTTACACTCATCGTTTCCACATTATTTCGACTGATATAAGTTGTTTCCTGGTGGGGCGtcttggaccagatcaatattgtaaataagaaactgttcttaatgttttatctggaaaaataaaggttaaataaaaaataaaaaaatgtacgaCATTCCCAACGCGCTGATGAACGCTGCGGCTCACGGAGAGCCCTCCTCTGATGCCGTTCTGGCTGTGCCCCTGCAGGGGGACACGGGGCCCGCCAAGCTGGTCCTGGTGCAGGACGCGCTGGCCCAGCTCCCCACGGTCCCCCACGCCGCCGGGGGCCTGCTGCCCGACGGGACGAACCCCCAGCCCCAGGAGGTCTTCCTGCCCGACCACGACTTCCAGGTAAGCCTGCCGAAGCGGGTGTGGCACCGCCTTGCACTTAACGTCGAAGAGTCAACGGGAGTCGTCGAAATGCTGAATGGTTTCGGTTCATCTTAGTTACGCGCAGGGAGAGCGTTTAACGTGAACCGAGGGACGTCATGTGCCGTTTGTGAAGTTAAACCGCCGCATTTTAGCCAATCGGTAAACACTCAATGAACTGCCTTAACGGGCCTCGCATCAAAGGGTTAATCGAGGGTTAGTCGAACCTTGCCAGGTTATATTATCCCCGTTTGATAACGCTCAAACAATGCAGGGCGTTGGAGAGGTTTAGGGTCCCCGACACTCCGATTCGGGGTTCCCACCCCACTGTGGCGGTCTAATTGTACCTGACCAGATCACCCCCGGACTTCTGACTGCTTCCTCATCACACGTATCTGAAGTAAAGAGGAAGGTGTCCTCTGAGTGAGGGACTGAACCGGTCCGAGGCAGTTGACCCGAGCGCAGTGTTGTGTTGATCTGCAGGCCGTGACGGCGGTGGAGCCTGAGGACGACTCGCTGGCCGCCCGGACGCAGGAAGACGTCGAGAAGAGCAAAGAACTGCTTGTGTAGGAAGGCCTCCAGAAGTGACTGTGACTCCCCAGCAGGGCTCTACATTGAGCATATAAGGGAGAGGTGTATGCTAGGACGATAACCTGCCTTGGCCCAATGGACTGCTTCGCCCCCCCATCACCAAAGAATATGGATTATCTATGTCATCTGAGAGTCAGAGATTACCcaatttttgtattttctttttctttcggAGACAACCATTGTGTGCACATGTTTTCggtggctgtatgtgtgtgtgtgtgtgtgtgtgtgtgtgtgtgtgtgtgtgtgtgtgtgtgtgtgagttcatgcGTGAGTCCTCTATAAGTTTGGCACCTAAAAGGCCTTAATGTGTTGAGAGCCAACCGCTCTTCCAGTGTTTCACGGACcgacttttttcttcttctgcccGAGTTCTGTCCGGGTGAATGGGCTTCCTAACCGACATGGTGTTCTGAAGAGCAATTATTTAAAATGGCAGCAACAAAGATCACAGAGTCCAAATAGATTTTCTTAAGAAAGTTACATTTATCTGTACAAATCAATGAGAAAAGACAAttcaggtgggggggagggacaaAATAATGATATCAGTAACAAACTGAGCTGAGGACATGACAGAAAAGAGTGCTTACAAATAAAGAAAACGCTAATGAAACTAAATAAAAATGGTGACCGCTTTAATTGTGTCCTCCTGGAATCGTTTTAATGTCTGCGTTACAAACGGCCTTCGACACAACGCTCGTTTTCAATTGCAGATGAAAAATATAAATCCTGCAAGGTTCACACAGAACCCCTGATTGGTCGCCGCAAAAAAGGTCTACTTGAGAGTGCAGAACGTAAGGCTGTGCTATATCGTTCCTCTTGTGTACGGTGGCCTGTGTGACCAGACCGTTGTGTGTTCTGTGCCCATCTGTGCTGCGCCCATCTGGTTGTTGTGTTTTAAAGTCTcacgtcccccccgtcccccccatgACCCTGGAGGGCATTTAGCATTAGTCACGCTTGGGAGTGGCAGGTGCACATGCTACAATAACAGGCCCTACGAGCAACGTCACCTCTTCCCTTCCTCCATGGGCTCCCGACATACTGACACATCCTGCATTGCCTGCACTGCGGCCGTTATACCATATCTGTAATCACTAGTACCTTCTCTTTCActgccttcccccctctcttcatctccatgcCATCTGTAATCACTGTAACTTTCTCTCGCTTCTCACCTCCTGATGCAAACACGTCCACACCCTCCCTACCGTATGTAATCACTGATGCTTTCACTTTCACTATCATTCCCCCTCCTTCCATTACTCGTGACTCTAGAAGTGAACATCCATACGATCTGTAATCACTATTACTTTCACTCCCATTCACATCACCGATCACTTTTGAAGTGAAAGCCCATACGATCTGTTATCACTATTACTTTCACTCTCCTTCCCATCACCCATCACTTTTGAAGTGAAAGTCCATACGATCTGTAATCACTATTACTTTCAACACCTTTCCCTCGCTTAATACCTCCTGATGCAAACACGTCCATACCATCTGAAGCTATTCACTATTACTTTCTCTCCTCTGTTCACtacccttccctctccctccctcccctcgctcATCCCTCTCTAAGTGACCGTCTATACCCTCCCCATTAGTCGTCAGCCCCCTCCCTGCTGTGAGCCGACCTGGGCCATGTTAGGGAGCAGGCAGTTCTGGTCCCCGGGCTGGATTAGGCGGACTAAGCCCTCCATGTGACTGGGAAAGGCCCCTGTGCAGATCGGATTAGGGCCCGGTGCGATGGGCATGAACCAGAGGCCGGGTatcagggagccagtggagcaGAGAAACAGCCATAAAACCCcgacacgcgcatacacacgcacacacactctctttgtACTGCCAATAGCCCTCCGAAGCTGTGTTGTGGATGAGCGATAATTCTGGAGAACTTTATACAACGATTTAGAAAACAATACGACATTGCTATGCAGCACACAATATGTGACAAGTACGACGGGCAAGGGAAAGTTTCTAACAAGGCTATGAGGGTTAAAGGGGGCGGTTATGATGGTGAAGAGTGCTGATTCGTCCTTGATGAGAAGGAAACGCTTGGCTATTCAACACTGTTTGCACTATTAAAGGTCCCGttacatgccaccaggtgtgagtgtgattagccgttacaccTTTTAGGCCATAGGGTGGACATGCTATACTTCCTCTGCGTGTGTTCTATTTACGTGTGCGTGTTGCTATGCCCGTGCCGTGACTTGGCGCGTCTCTAAATGGCCTGCTCCCTGTGCACGTCCACGCCCGGAAAGTTCCTCTCGGGCTCGGACGCCATGGCGGCCTCGCGCAGCACGATCATGTGGTCCTCGGCGGCGTGCAGGGATTGGTCGATCCAGTCCATGCTGCCGGACATGTGACAGGCGTTGCGGGTCACCAGTACCAGGTGGCTGACGGACAGCAGGAGGGCGGTGgctctgagggggaggaggaggagggggaggaggaggtgagctgAGGTACCAGACTGACGACTGGTTAATCTGACTTAacccttaaaggggacctattatgctttttcgacttttatgacctataaacgttgttataatgattgatagtcatgtttaaccatactaaagtgtcaaataatgacgaacatgcatttcgacgtattccctgctgacagtctggggtggctgtgcagagcgctaaaacactcgggacaacgtttgtgattcacttgttcacatttccgggaaatcatctacgtagaggcactcctgccacgcccccatatgcctggtcaaatctgcccgcgcgcgcgcttcaaggaaggtaaccaatcaacacggagttgggttggcaggaggggggcgagggggcggagaaggacgaatccgagcgttgacagagaatgctgaaagcgcccagatgagaggaagagtttcccgaaaatctacatcgttttttgtgtatggttaaacttgactatcaatcattataacaacgtttataggtcataaaagtcgaaaaagcataataggtcccctttaaagttCCCgtgttataccaccaggtgtgagtgtgattagccgttacaacccgttttgaaaatctgactcttctgacatcacaagtgggcatgtccacctagatgtacgctggatagatcggtctaccagaactacccagtggactgtagcaaacgttgctcatctatccgtcatacatctaggtggactcgACCGCCTATGatggcagattttgaaaacggcttgtaatggcttatcacagtcacacctggcggtttaatatgtcacctttaattctatcagggcatttagcagacgtctTTATACAAATCGGcatgcaataagtacatttgtcagaagaaagagaaacgataTATCTCtttcagtacagtaaggatgttcatagatccaagagccaagcactaacaatcgctaggttaaccaaATCCCCGTATAAAACAAAGACAGGATAAGATGCGACAACTAAgtatgtgtgtacattaagtgccaggcaTACACCTACAATAAGTGCGTCCAAGGGGCTGGCTAGGGgaagtctaggtgaactctgaacaagttaGTCAAGCGAGTAATTCTGATGCACGTTTTTACCGCTTGGTGTGAAATATTCACTGCACCGAAGGAAAGAAAATGAAGACGCACAGCAGCGACCTTATCTTCAACGACGGTGTGAAAGTGGTGTTATGCTACCCTAAACCAGGGTATAGTGTCGTTGTGATAGCACCACCATAGCAATAACTTCCCAGCTGGTGGTTTAAATGTCAATTGCGGCTGCTCAGTGTTTGAAAAACAATTATGGGTCTGAATAAACGAGCGAAAGCGGCAAAGGAGTAGAGGCGATAAGTGAAGGGGCTGCTTTCTAATGAATAATCAGCGGGTACTTGTTGAAAAATGGGAAACGGGTGGAAAAAGGGgcttatgtaacttttaattaAAAACTAGACCACTTTTAATTAAGCTTTAAACTTTTCCAGTGGATGAAAAGTTCTATGGCTGTAGGACAAATCACTCAGTCTTTGTCAcgtctctcttcatctcatgagctacaataaataaacggtgttgaGGGTAGAGGTGACAAGAGTCTGCAAGACACCGCGTTAATGAGGCGACCTCACCGAATACCGTTCGTTAAGACGATACGGACACTCTTACTGAGTGGAGGGAGTCCAGCGTAAACAAAGAGCAGGAAAAAACAGTCAGCTGAGCTCGAAGTGTTGTTAAAGGGAACCGCTATTCATTCAACGTGAGCTGAACTCacgcagtctgtgtgtgtgtgtgtgtgtgtgtgtgttttggatccTAGACACACCGTTTGCGACATGAACATACTCACTCGTTCGCAACACCAGGGTGAAGGGACTGCATGAAGGGTTGAAAACAAATCGATGATTCAAACATGAACATGCTGTAAAAGGTGCTCACCTGGCATCCAGCAGGATTGGGTCTAGGGGGGGGTACATGGATCGTACCACGTCATCCaccctgcggggggggggggaactcggATTAAAATCACTCATGTGGAGAAAGTTGAGGGAATCGCTTGGCGATTGTtattcgcgtgtgtgtgcgtgtgtgtgcgtgtgtgtgcgtgtgtgtgcgcgtgcgtgcgtgtcatcACCTCGGACTGATGCGCTTGGCCACGCTGATGATGTCACTGAGGCTGGCCGGCGCCTTGACCTTGGCGCCCGAGCCCATCGTCATGGCGACCAGCTTCTCCGTCAGCGTGTGGCAGATCTGTTACGGTCGTCAAGAAGGGAGGAATCCAATCAGGACGTTTGGAGACAAATaccgggtgggggagggggtcccGTTAAACAGAGGGttgtagggggagagagagagctcacctTTAAGATGGAGATGCAGTGAGAAACCAaaccactgagagagagagagagagagagagagagagagaggggggggggaagagagagagagagagagagagagagagagagggcacccGGTTAACATAGATGCACCGTTGCATTTAAGCAAAACCCCTCGTCCGCGGGACACTCCCATTATGAGtagatggtaaatggactgcagttatatagcgcttttaacCAAaccgctttacaatattgcccgaCATCACTCATcatgcacgcattcacacacagcccctcgagagcagtcagggtgaggtgccttgctcaggcaCACCTCGAGCCGGgggtcgaactagcaacctcgcggttaccagccagcccgctctacctcctgagctactgccgccatGAGTGTTCGGCCCCCCAGCAACACCTTCAGGCCTGGGGATGAAGGGGGGGCTACAGGTTTGGACATACGAGGCGTCCTCGATCCAGTCCTCGTTCTCCAGGATGGCCTCGATGTGCGGGTTGGTGATGACCACGtcgtccagctccagctccgaCTGCTCGCTCTGCGTTTCCATGGCGCCGATGAGATCCACGGTAGGCCTGCGGAACGAGGGGACAccgccgcggggggggggggggggggggatatgatgTGTCACTAAGATGGACACCAGTTGAGTGACTTCTTGTCAACGCCAACACCCACTATCCAGAACACTTCACaaactctctcgctccctcacgCGTTCACC comes from Gadus macrocephalus chromosome 2, ASM3116895v1 and encodes:
- the tmem98 gene encoding transmembrane protein 98 isoform X1; its protein translation is MSPVICQWTGLNRGGTHNEEDQSIFNGVDVPLAELRPSRVATAGTAVPVSTLSVPGPPPLLPLHPLATTTVTMETVVIVAISVLATIFLASLVALVVVCRHRYCHPHYLLQHFDSKPTVDLIGAMETQSEQSELELDDVVITNPHIEAILENEDWIEDASGLVSHCISILKICHTLTEKLVAMTMGSGAKVKAPASLSDIISVAKRISPRVDDVVRSMYPPLDPILLDARATALLLSVSHLVLVTRNACHMSGSMDWIDQSLHAAEDHMIVLREAAMASEPERNFPGVDVHREQAI
- the tmem98 gene encoding transmembrane protein 98 isoform X2, whose protein sequence is METVVIVAISVLATIFLASLVALVVVCRHRYCHPHYLLQHFDSKPTVDLIGAMETQSEQSELELDDVVITNPHIEAILENEDWIEDASGLVSHCISILKICHTLTEKLVAMTMGSGAKVKAPASLSDIISVAKRISPRVDDVVRSMYPPLDPILLDARATALLLSVSHLVLVTRNACHMSGSMDWIDQSLHAAEDHMIVLREAAMASEPERNFPGVDVHREQAI